A single window of Brevundimonas naejangsanensis DNA harbors:
- the hrpB gene encoding ATP-dependent helicase HrpB yields MLPIHAVLEPLKAALAQTSAVVLAAPPGAGKTTVVPLALLDQPWLAGGKILVLEPRRLAARAAADRMAANLGQKAGGTVGYRTRLQSRIGPDTRIEVVTEGVFTRMILDDPGLEGVGAVLFDEFHERSLDADLGLALARDSQSVLRDDLRLLVMSATLDIAGVSRLLDGAPVIEAEGRMFPVETRYLGRNPVERFEEAMAKAVVQALHEQTGSILAFLPGQGEIHRTVQRLNERLRDPSVDVVALYGALDKAEQDRAIEPAAPGRRKVVLATSVAETSLTIEGVRVVIDGGLSRVPRFEPSSGLTRLATVKVSRSSAEQRRGRAGRVEPGVCYRLWDEEQTRGLVAHQRPEIQEADLTAFALDLARWGAKSVEGLALLDPPPVGAMAEARRVLARLGALDAKGDLTPHGRRLTRIPLAPRLAHMVAVASDQGDALGGARIAAVLSEPGLGGNGVDLHERLKGLERDRSPRGRDAMKLAERWARAAGGGRDGEPDAGLLLAEAFPERVARAKGKPGEVLLASGRGAFIEPTDHLAREPWLAVAELGGGDARDRIRLAAALDAATLEADLAHLIEVEDRLAREPSGKPVIRRIRRIGALVLDEKVVGAPDRATMTAALKSEIEAGGLGALKWGEQAGALRARLAFMRELDGAWPDVSDEGLLAAREDWLWPLLDGARSLADISDGKLAEALRGLIPWDLQRKLDELAPTRLTTPLGSAGIDYAAEGGPRVEIRVQELFGVKAHPMVGGGRVPLTLSLLSPARRPVQVTKDLPGFWAGSWAAVRSEMRGRYPRHPWPEDPANAAATSRAKPRGT; encoded by the coding sequence ATGTTGCCGATTCACGCCGTTCTGGAGCCGCTGAAGGCCGCCCTGGCCCAGACCTCTGCGGTCGTCCTGGCGGCCCCGCCGGGCGCGGGCAAGACCACGGTCGTGCCCTTGGCCCTGCTGGATCAGCCATGGCTGGCGGGCGGCAAGATTTTAGTCCTGGAGCCGCGACGACTAGCCGCGCGCGCCGCCGCTGATCGCATGGCCGCTAATCTTGGCCAAAAGGCTGGCGGAACCGTCGGTTATCGCACGCGTCTGCAGAGCCGGATCGGTCCGGACACCCGAATCGAGGTCGTGACCGAGGGCGTCTTCACGCGGATGATTCTCGACGACCCGGGCCTGGAGGGCGTCGGCGCCGTCCTGTTCGACGAATTCCACGAGCGCAGTCTGGACGCCGATCTGGGTCTGGCGCTGGCGCGCGACAGTCAGTCGGTGCTGCGCGACGATCTGCGTCTGCTGGTCATGTCGGCGACGCTCGACATCGCGGGGGTGTCGCGCCTGCTCGACGGCGCGCCAGTGATCGAGGCCGAGGGACGGATGTTCCCGGTCGAGACCCGCTATCTGGGCCGCAACCCGGTCGAACGGTTCGAGGAGGCCATGGCCAAGGCCGTGGTTCAGGCCCTGCACGAGCAGACCGGTTCGATCCTGGCCTTCCTGCCGGGGCAGGGCGAGATTCACCGCACCGTCCAGCGCCTGAACGAGCGGCTGCGTGATCCGTCGGTCGATGTCGTCGCCCTCTATGGCGCGCTCGACAAGGCCGAGCAGGACCGCGCCATCGAGCCCGCCGCGCCTGGCCGCCGCAAGGTGGTTCTGGCGACCTCCGTGGCCGAGACCAGCCTGACCATCGAGGGGGTGCGCGTGGTGATCGACGGCGGCCTGTCGCGCGTGCCCCGCTTCGAACCGTCCAGCGGCCTGACCCGGCTGGCGACGGTCAAGGTCAGCCGATCCTCGGCCGAGCAGCGGCGGGGCCGCGCGGGCCGGGTCGAACCGGGCGTCTGCTATCGCCTGTGGGACGAGGAACAGACGCGCGGCCTGGTCGCCCATCAGCGGCCGGAAATTCAGGAGGCGGATCTGACCGCCTTCGCGCTCGATCTGGCGCGTTGGGGGGCGAAGTCGGTCGAGGGGCTGGCCCTGCTGGACCCGCCGCCCGTTGGCGCCATGGCCGAGGCGCGCAGAGTGCTGGCCCGTCTGGGCGCGCTGGACGCCAAGGGCGACCTGACGCCGCACGGGCGACGGCTGACCCGCATCCCCTTGGCGCCGCGTCTGGCCCACATGGTCGCTGTCGCCTCAGATCAGGGCGATGCCCTGGGCGGGGCGAGGATCGCGGCGGTGCTCAGCGAGCCGGGCCTCGGCGGAAACGGCGTCGATCTGCACGAACGCCTCAAGGGACTGGAGCGGGACCGTTCGCCGCGCGGCCGCGACGCGATGAAGCTGGCTGAGCGCTGGGCGCGGGCGGCGGGCGGCGGCCGGGACGGCGAGCCGGACGCCGGCCTGCTGCTGGCCGAGGCCTTCCCCGAACGCGTCGCGCGCGCCAAGGGCAAGCCGGGCGAGGTGCTGCTGGCCTCCGGGCGCGGCGCCTTCATCGAGCCGACGGATCATCTGGCGCGCGAACCGTGGTTGGCGGTGGCGGAACTGGGCGGCGGAGACGCTCGCGACCGCATCCGTCTGGCGGCGGCGCTGGACGCCGCGACGCTGGAAGCCGATCTGGCGCATCTGATCGAGGTCGAGGACCGGCTGGCGCGCGAGCCTTCCGGCAAGCCGGTGATCCGCCGCATCCGGCGCATCGGCGCGTTGGTGCTGGACGAGAAAGTGGTCGGCGCGCCGGATCGGGCGACCATGACCGCGGCGCTGAAGTCGGAAATCGAAGCGGGCGGCCTCGGCGCCTTGAAGTGGGGCGAGCAGGCGGGAGCGCTGCGGGCGCGGCTGGCTTTCATGCGCGAGCTGGACGGCGCCTGGCCCGACGTTTCGGATGAGGGGCTGCTGGCGGCGCGCGAGGACTGGCTCTGGCCTCTGCTGGACGGTGCGCGATCGCTGGCCGACATCAGCGACGGCAAGCTGGCTGAAGCCCTGCGCGGACTGATCCCCTGGGATTTGCAGCGCAAGCTGGATGAACTGGCGCCGACGCGCCTGACCACGCCGCTGGGCAGCGCGGGCATCGACTATGCCGCCGAGGGCGGACCGCGTGTCGAAATCCGGGTGCAGGAACTGTTCGGCGTAAAGGCGCACCCGATGGTCGGCGGGGGCCGTGTGCCCCTGACGCTCAGCCTGCTGTCGCCCGCGCGGCGGCCGGTGCAGGTGACCAAAGACCTGCCGGGTTTCTGGGCAGGGTCATGGGCGGCGGTGCGCAGCGAGATGCGCGGCCGCTATCCGCGCCACCCGTGGCCGGAAGATCCGGCCAATGCGGCGGCGACCAGCCGGGCCAAGCCGCGCGGAACCTGA
- a CDS encoding TrmH family RNA methyltransferase: MTERLITSLTNDTIKAVRALHMRKEREATGRFLAEGLKFIGEALDQGRAPVMLLVGQDARPHPLLDRAKAETLKSGGQIIVVTHAILEKISRRDNPQTVLGVFEQVYTPLDAIQPDAKPCWVALEQVRDPGNLGTIIRTADSAGCGGVILIGDCVDPFSVEAVRATMGSVFAVSISKATREEFLAWRASWPGSVIGTRLDATHGYRDSPARHPALIMMGNEQAGLTDDLAAACDLNVKIPMRGRADSLNLAIATGIMVYALTDAAYGEGL, translated from the coding sequence ATGACCGAACGCCTCATCACCTCCCTCACCAACGACACCATCAAGGCCGTCCGCGCCCTGCACATGCGCAAGGAGCGCGAGGCGACGGGCCGCTTCCTCGCCGAGGGTCTGAAGTTCATCGGCGAGGCGCTGGATCAGGGGCGCGCCCCGGTCATGCTGCTGGTCGGTCAGGACGCCCGGCCCCACCCCCTGCTGGACCGAGCCAAGGCCGAGACGCTGAAGAGCGGCGGGCAGATCATCGTCGTCACCCACGCCATCCTCGAAAAGATCAGCCGTCGCGACAATCCGCAGACGGTGCTGGGCGTGTTCGAACAGGTCTATACGCCGCTGGACGCCATCCAGCCCGACGCCAAGCCCTGCTGGGTGGCGCTGGAGCAGGTGCGCGATCCGGGCAATCTGGGCACCATCATCCGCACAGCGGACTCGGCCGGCTGCGGCGGCGTCATCCTCATCGGCGATTGCGTCGATCCCTTCTCGGTCGAGGCGGTGCGCGCGACCATGGGCTCGGTCTTCGCGGTCAGCATCAGCAAGGCGACGCGTGAAGAGTTCCTGGCCTGGCGCGCCTCTTGGCCCGGCAGCGTCATCGGCACCCGCCTGGACGCCACCCACGGCTATCGCGACAGCCCGGCGCGCCACCCCGCCCTGATCATGATGGGCAATGAACAGGCGGGCCTGACCGACGATCTGGCCGCCGCCTGCGACCTGAACGTCAAGATCCCCATGCGCGGCCGGGCCGACAGCCTGAACCTGGCCATCGCCACCGGCATCATGGTCTATGCGCTGACCGACGCCGCCTATGGCGAAGGGCTGTAA
- a CDS encoding class I SAM-dependent methyltransferase, with product MAPVLSSTPETLVTRGWSDYALLDSGDGRKLERYGRYTVVRPEPQCFWKPHEEAAFERANAMFDPQQEEEDSGRWRFDQHGPIDAFPLKWRDVRFMGRFTPFRHLAFFPEQAANWEWLDARVRTLKQPKILNLFGYTGVASLACAAAGAHVTHVDASKKSVAYARENAELSGLADRPIRWIVEDARKFVAREVRRGSKYDGIILDPPKYGRGANGEVWRLFEDMPGLLKGCAALLSDDASFLLLNAYAARISGLSLAHMMAEATHDRGGRIDWGELALSEDGESARAIGLSFFARWSA from the coding sequence ATGGCTCCGGTTCTTTCCTCCACGCCCGAAACCCTGGTCACCCGCGGGTGGTCGGACTACGCCCTTTTGGACAGCGGCGACGGCCGCAAGCTGGAGCGTTACGGCCGCTACACCGTCGTGCGCCCCGAGCCCCAGTGCTTCTGGAAGCCTCATGAGGAGGCAGCCTTCGAGCGCGCCAACGCCATGTTCGACCCCCAGCAGGAGGAAGAGGATTCCGGTCGCTGGCGGTTCGATCAACACGGGCCGATCGACGCCTTTCCGCTAAAGTGGCGCGACGTGCGCTTCATGGGGCGGTTCACCCCGTTCCGGCACCTGGCCTTCTTCCCCGAGCAGGCGGCCAACTGGGAGTGGCTGGACGCCCGCGTCCGCACCCTGAAGCAGCCGAAGATTCTGAACCTGTTCGGCTATACCGGCGTGGCCAGCCTGGCCTGCGCGGCGGCGGGCGCCCACGTCACCCACGTCGACGCCTCCAAGAAATCCGTGGCCTACGCCCGCGAGAACGCCGAACTTTCCGGCCTGGCCGACCGCCCGATCCGCTGGATCGTCGAGGACGCCCGCAAGTTTGTGGCGCGAGAGGTGCGGCGCGGCAGCAAATATGACGGCATCATCCTGGACCCGCCGAAGTATGGGCGCGGCGCCAATGGCGAAGTCTGGCGGCTGTTCGAGGACATGCCGGGGCTGCTGAAGGGCTGCGCCGCCCTGCTGTCCGACGACGCCTCCTTCCTGCTGCTGAACGCCTATGCGGCGCGCATTTCGGGCCTGTCGCTGGCGCATATGATGGCCGAGGCGACGCATGATCGCGGCGGCCGCATCGACTGGGGCGAACTGGCCCTGTCGGAGGACGGCGAGAGCGCCCGCGCGATCGGCCTCAGCTTCTTCGCCCGATGGAGCGCCTGA
- a CDS encoding glycosyltransferase family 2 protein: protein MTSAAAVPRLAGWLLVSTQIAFLALAAWRLGLIAVQARAPRAALSSSWRHEDWPRYTVVAALYHEAQILPHLVERLDEIDYPRDRLQGFLALEADDHATIAAASQLELPDWLSVLVVPPGTPKTKPRALNYALARATGDFLTIYDAEDDPDPLQLKEAAMKFRDEGDSLACVQAPLRIRSRQKTSPHPLLDRQFAAEYAALFEITLPAMVRLGLPFPLGGTSNHFRVSVLRALGGWDSWNVTEDADLGFRIWRAGYRLGVISRPTYETPPGPVRLWLPQRTRWLKGYLQTLAVHTRWTEGMGWRGWAALIMTIGAGLGSAAVHAGCMAWVAVVCLMSAMDRQLPSLSVLGWAVLIVGVAAAWITKYRGARIAGTPYGPLDMAASLPYWFLLSLAFMHAAVRLALEPHRWDKTPHQDDIELIIVPDPYPDAGRAAA from the coding sequence ATGACCAGCGCCGCCGCTGTGCCGCGTCTGGCCGGATGGCTCCTCGTATCGACACAGATCGCTTTTCTGGCGCTGGCGGCGTGGCGGCTGGGCCTAATCGCGGTTCAGGCCCGCGCGCCGAGGGCGGCCCTGTCTTCCAGTTGGCGTCATGAGGACTGGCCCCGCTACACCGTCGTAGCTGCGCTTTATCACGAGGCGCAGATATTGCCCCATCTGGTCGAGCGACTGGATGAGATCGATTATCCCCGTGACCGCCTGCAAGGCTTCCTGGCGCTTGAAGCGGATGATCACGCCACGATCGCCGCAGCGTCGCAGCTGGAGCTGCCCGACTGGTTGAGCGTGCTGGTGGTGCCGCCCGGCACGCCGAAGACCAAGCCACGCGCGTTGAACTACGCCCTGGCGCGAGCGACCGGCGACTTCCTGACCATCTACGACGCGGAAGACGACCCCGATCCGCTGCAACTGAAGGAAGCGGCGATGAAGTTTCGCGATGAGGGCGACAGCCTGGCCTGCGTTCAGGCTCCGCTGCGCATCCGCAGTCGCCAGAAGACCAGCCCTCACCCCCTGCTCGACCGCCAATTCGCCGCCGAATACGCCGCCCTGTTCGAGATCACCCTGCCCGCCATGGTTCGGCTTGGCCTGCCCTTTCCGCTGGGCGGGACCAGCAATCATTTCCGCGTTTCGGTGCTGAGGGCGCTAGGCGGGTGGGACTCCTGGAACGTGACCGAGGACGCCGATCTTGGCTTCAGGATCTGGCGTGCCGGATATCGACTGGGCGTCATCAGCCGGCCCACCTATGAGACGCCGCCCGGTCCGGTGCGCCTTTGGCTGCCGCAGCGGACGCGCTGGCTGAAAGGCTATCTGCAGACGTTGGCGGTGCACACGCGCTGGACCGAGGGAATGGGCTGGCGCGGCTGGGCGGCGTTGATCATGACCATCGGCGCCGGCCTGGGATCGGCGGCGGTCCATGCCGGCTGCATGGCCTGGGTCGCCGTGGTTTGCCTGATGTCGGCCATGGACCGGCAACTGCCGTCCCTTTCCGTTCTGGGATGGGCGGTGCTGATCGTGGGGGTCGCAGCCGCCTGGATCACCAAATACCGCGGCGCGCGGATCGCCGGGACGCCCTATGGCCCGCTCGATATGGCGGCCTCCCTGCCTTATTGGTTCCTGTTGAGCCTGGCCTTCATGCACGCCGCCGTCCGGCTGGCGCTGGAACCGCACCGCTGGGACAAGACCCCGCATCAGGACGATATAGAACTGATCATCGTTCCTGACCCCTATCCCGACGCTGGACGAGCAGCGGCCTGA
- a CDS encoding TetR/AcrR family transcriptional regulator encodes MSISTTSTSRSNRKAKGDGHERRAEILTAAERIFVESGYDGATIRKIADEVGLSSTALYMHFADKSEILNEICRNTFERLAERNRSILADTEPSLARLRRIAESYVAFGLEHPNAYRLAYLTPTAETRHGAETIAQKAGGELFEAVVSVVEDAVEQGVLRGDARIQAQVIWACVHGLVSLLITKPYFDWADREVLIRTQLDVLFNGLAAR; translated from the coding sequence TTGTCGATCTCCACGACTTCCACGTCGCGATCGAACCGCAAGGCCAAGGGAGACGGGCACGAACGCCGGGCCGAGATCCTGACGGCGGCCGAACGCATCTTTGTCGAAAGCGGCTACGACGGCGCCACGATCCGCAAGATCGCCGATGAGGTGGGCCTGTCCTCGACGGCGCTCTACATGCATTTCGCCGATAAGAGCGAAATCCTGAACGAGATTTGTAGGAATACCTTCGAAAGGCTGGCCGAGCGCAACCGCAGCATCCTGGCGGATACGGAACCCTCGCTGGCGCGCCTGCGCCGGATCGCCGAGAGCTATGTGGCTTTCGGCCTGGAGCATCCCAACGCCTACCGCCTCGCCTATCTCACGCCGACGGCCGAGACCCGCCACGGGGCCGAGACCATTGCGCAGAAGGCGGGAGGAGAATTGTTTGAGGCCGTGGTGTCAGTTGTCGAAGACGCCGTGGAGCAGGGCGTCCTGCGCGGGGACGCGCGGATACAGGCGCAGGTCATCTGGGCTTGCGTGCACGGTCTGGTCTCCTTGCTGATCACCAAGCCCTATTTCGACTGGGCGGACCGCGAGGTTTTGATCCGCACTCAGTTGGACGTGCTGTTCAATGGGCTGGCCGCCCGGTGA
- a CDS encoding ABC transporter substrate-binding protein, with protein MATATQARPLRVMALDQCADQFVLALAPDAELALSPRADDPDAWMRQAANGRRMVRPTLEAATGFQPDVAVRYWGGDARLLNALDRRGVRTVGIDDATDMEGIKANIRKVAAALDRRARGEALIRQMETRLTQASGAGRGRAAVYVTASGFTSGPGSLMDAILRAAGFRNGVIQPGYQPLGLERVLLSPPALYVKGFFDLARSDWRGAGRHPVMRRATAERTAASLPGAALTCPAWFAADAAALLAEQAK; from the coding sequence TTGGCGACCGCAACCCAGGCGCGGCCGCTGCGGGTGATGGCGTTGGATCAGTGCGCCGATCAGTTCGTCCTGGCCCTCGCGCCTGACGCGGAGCTCGCCCTGTCGCCGCGCGCCGACGATCCCGATGCATGGATGCGACAGGCGGCGAATGGGCGGCGGATGGTTCGTCCGACCCTGGAGGCCGCGACAGGATTTCAGCCGGACGTGGCGGTTCGTTACTGGGGCGGCGATGCACGGCTTTTGAACGCGCTCGATCGGCGTGGAGTGCGCACGGTCGGCATCGACGACGCCACGGACATGGAGGGAATCAAAGCCAACATCCGCAAGGTGGCGGCCGCACTGGATCGCCGCGCGCGCGGCGAGGCCCTGATCCGCCAAATGGAGACGCGGCTGACGCAGGCGTCGGGCGCGGGGCGGGGGCGGGCGGCTGTCTATGTCACGGCCAGCGGCTTCACCAGCGGGCCGGGCTCGCTGATGGACGCCATCCTGCGCGCGGCCGGGTTCCGCAACGGGGTGATTCAGCCCGGCTATCAGCCGCTGGGGCTGGAGCGGGTGCTGCTTTCGCCGCCTGCGCTGTATGTGAAGGGATTCTTCGACCTGGCGCGGTCGGACTGGCGCGGCGCCGGGCGCCATCCAGTCATGCGCCGGGCGACAGCGGAACGCACGGCGGCCAGCCTGCCCGGCGCGGCCCTGACCTGTCCCGCGTGGTTCGCGGCGGACGCAGCTGCTCTGCTGGCGGAGCAGGCGAAATGA
- a CDS encoding FecCD family ABC transporter permease produces MTGAARLNIGLGLALVAALGVAVTLGETAFSAGQYAEGFSNPASGPGEVLWLVRAPRAVCALLVGAALGLAGAVMQGLLRNPLAEPGVLGVSATSALAAATAIVLGLAAIPGAVESAALFGAAVGGGLLIALAARVRAPEALILFGVALSSFAGALTALIFNLSPSPIASAEVMNWLLGSVENRSWNDVAWVAPALLISAFLARSASPGLRMLTLGEEAARASGLSMGRMRVLALAAASLAAGAAVAVAGVIGFVGLAAPHLVRAAVRGDPGRLLAPSALAGGLMLVLADLMARMLPTDQELKLGVFTALVGAPLFALIAWRAAREWRL; encoded by the coding sequence ATGACCGGCGCCGCGAGACTGAATATCGGCCTGGGTTTGGCCCTGGTCGCCGCGCTCGGCGTGGCGGTGACCCTGGGAGAAACCGCTTTCAGCGCGGGGCAGTACGCCGAGGGGTTTTCTAATCCTGCGTCCGGTCCGGGCGAGGTGCTGTGGTTGGTGCGGGCGCCGCGCGCGGTCTGCGCTCTGCTGGTCGGCGCGGCGCTCGGCCTGGCCGGGGCGGTGATGCAGGGACTGTTGCGTAATCCGCTGGCCGAGCCGGGGGTGCTGGGCGTGTCGGCGACCTCGGCTCTGGCCGCGGCGACCGCTATTGTTCTAGGGCTGGCCGCCATACCCGGCGCCGTCGAAAGCGCGGCCCTGTTCGGCGCGGCCGTCGGCGGCGGCCTGCTGATCGCCCTGGCGGCGCGGGTGCGAGCGCCTGAGGCGCTGATCCTGTTCGGCGTGGCCCTGTCCAGTTTCGCAGGCGCCCTGACGGCCCTGATCTTCAACCTGTCGCCCTCGCCGATCGCCTCGGCCGAGGTGATGAACTGGCTGCTGGGATCGGTCGAGAACCGCAGTTGGAACGATGTCGCCTGGGTGGCGCCGGCGCTTCTGATCTCGGCGTTTCTGGCGAGAAGCGCGTCGCCGGGGCTGAGGATGCTGACGCTGGGCGAGGAGGCGGCGCGGGCGTCCGGCCTGTCGATGGGGCGGATGCGAGTGCTGGCCCTGGCGGCGGCGTCGCTGGCCGCAGGCGCGGCGGTGGCCGTTGCCGGCGTCATCGGCTTCGTCGGCCTGGCGGCGCCGCATCTGGTGCGGGCGGCGGTTCGCGGCGATCCGGGACGGTTGCTGGCGCCCTCGGCTCTGGCGGGCGGCTTGATGCTGGTGCTGGCCGATCTTATGGCGCGGATGCTGCCGACGGATCAGGAGCTGAAGCTGGGGGTGTTCACCGCCCTGGTCGGCGCGCCGCTGTTCGCCCTGATCGCATGGCGGGCGGCGCGGGAGTGGCGGCTGTGA
- a CDS encoding ABC transporter ATP-binding protein, translated as MSGLLELENAHARLGGVEVLKGASFVVRPGEVVALCGPNGAGKSTAVRAALGLAPLTEGTARLGDHEARRLSERQRGERAAYLPQDRSIAWNLPAVEVAALGAPFLTGGAALERARAALDEVGVGHLADRGVADMSGGERARVLLARALTVPAPLLVADEPIAGLDPDAQLLVLERLRARADAGRGVLVSLHDLSLAARFADRVVVLDQGRTAAEGAPTEALSPSILKTVFNLDAVWLEASEGPWLAARRASHHG; from the coding sequence GTGAGCGGGCTGCTGGAGCTTGAGAACGCCCACGCGCGCCTCGGCGGGGTCGAGGTTTTGAAAGGCGCGTCCTTCGTTGTCCGGCCAGGCGAAGTCGTCGCCCTGTGCGGACCGAACGGGGCGGGCAAGTCGACGGCGGTTCGCGCCGCCCTTGGCTTGGCCCCGCTGACCGAAGGGACCGCTCGTCTGGGCGACCACGAGGCCCGACGCCTGTCGGAACGCCAGCGCGGCGAGCGCGCGGCCTATCTGCCGCAGGACCGTTCCATCGCCTGGAACCTGCCGGCCGTCGAGGTGGCGGCGCTGGGCGCGCCTTTTCTGACCGGGGGGGCGGCTCTCGAGCGCGCCCGCGCCGCGTTGGACGAGGTCGGCGTCGGCCATCTGGCCGATCGCGGCGTGGCCGATATGTCGGGCGGCGAACGCGCACGCGTGCTTCTGGCCCGCGCCCTGACGGTTCCGGCGCCTCTCTTGGTCGCCGATGAGCCGATCGCCGGTCTGGACCCGGACGCCCAGCTGCTGGTGCTGGAGCGGCTGCGCGCGCGCGCCGACGCAGGGCGCGGGGTCCTGGTCAGCCTGCACGACCTCAGCTTGGCGGCGCGTTTCGCCGATCGGGTCGTGGTGCTGGACCAAGGGCGCACGGCGGCGGAAGGCGCGCCGACCGAGGCCCTGTCGCCCAGCATCCTGAAGACCGTCTTCAACCTCGACGCCGTATGGCTGGAGGCGTCAGAGGGGCCGTGGCTAGCGGCCCGTCGCGCGTCACATCACGGCTGA